The following coding sequences are from one Rhodobiaceae bacterium window:
- the bmrA gene encoding multidrug resistance ABC transporter ATP-binding/permease protein BmrA: MSESANTVAEAIEEEALRRTKSRAVRPIMGLIPFVLSYKGMLSGAFVMLVIATLSTLAFPVAARRVMDAISEGDVQFIDQYFLVLILVAALLGISSAARFYFVSWIGERVVADLRSAVYDHVTRLSPAFFETMRTGEVLSRLTADTTLIKTVVGSSASIALRNMFLFFGAATMMTYTSPGLSGLVLLAIPVIMLPLIVFGRWVRRLSRLSQDRIADTSAFGGETLNAMQTVQAFNHEAIDRSSFAQTVEASFIAARSRIQARSVLTALVMFLGLSSVFGVLWVGAQEVITGTMTGGELLQFTLYALMAAMSMAALSEVWGDVQMAAGATERLMELLHIEPEIKVPANPVALPEPSLGDLRFENVGFSYPTRPDVSALDGLTLSVRPGETVAIVGPSGAGKSTLFQLLLRFFDPQSGRIQLDGVALPDGDPSEVRRRFALVPQETVVFGMSARENIRYGRPDASDEEVRAAAKAAHIDEFLGDLPQGYDTVFGERGVTLSGGQRQRIAIARAILRNAPVLLLDEATSALDAESEKFVQQALEGLMAGRTTIVIAHRLATVRKADRIIVMDHGRIVAEGTHDALVAEGGLYARLASLQFSADALALAAGETAPPAFAAND; the protein is encoded by the coding sequence ATGAGCGAGAGTGCCAACACGGTCGCGGAAGCGATCGAAGAAGAAGCCCTGCGACGGACGAAGAGCCGTGCTGTGCGACCTATTATGGGCCTGATCCCGTTTGTCCTGTCCTACAAGGGCATGTTGTCTGGCGCCTTCGTGATGCTTGTTATCGCCACCCTGTCGACCCTGGCTTTTCCTGTTGCGGCTCGGCGGGTGATGGATGCGATCAGTGAGGGCGATGTCCAATTCATTGATCAATATTTCCTTGTGCTCATTTTGGTCGCGGCTCTGCTCGGCATATCGAGTGCCGCGCGCTTCTATTTTGTTAGTTGGATTGGCGAGAGGGTGGTCGCTGACCTGCGTTCGGCGGTTTACGATCATGTGACGCGGCTTTCGCCGGCCTTTTTTGAAACCATGCGAACAGGGGAAGTGCTCTCCCGTCTGACCGCGGACACGACGCTGATCAAGACAGTGGTTGGCTCAAGCGCATCGATTGCACTGCGCAATATGTTTCTGTTTTTCGGTGCCGCGACGATGATGACCTATACGAGCCCTGGTCTCTCCGGCCTCGTGTTGCTTGCGATACCGGTCATCATGCTGCCGCTGATTGTTTTCGGTCGTTGGGTGCGCCGCCTTTCGCGCCTCAGTCAGGACCGTATTGCCGATACCAGCGCCTTTGGTGGTGAAACGCTGAACGCCATGCAGACCGTGCAGGCGTTTAATCATGAAGCGATTGACCGATCTTCCTTTGCGCAGACGGTTGAGGCTTCCTTCATTGCAGCCCGCAGCCGTATCCAGGCGCGGTCTGTGCTCACAGCGCTGGTCATGTTTTTGGGACTCTCAAGCGTTTTTGGTGTTTTGTGGGTGGGTGCGCAGGAAGTCATCACAGGTACGATGACCGGTGGTGAGCTTCTGCAATTCACCCTATATGCATTGATGGCAGCCATGTCGATGGCCGCCCTATCTGAGGTCTGGGGTGATGTACAGATGGCGGCGGGCGCGACAGAACGCTTGATGGAGCTCTTGCATATTGAGCCGGAAATCAAAGTGCCGGCCAATCCCGTTGCCTTGCCAGAACCCTCGCTGGGTGATCTTCGGTTTGAGAATGTCGGCTTCTCCTATCCGACCCGCCCTGATGTTTCCGCGTTGGATGGCTTAACCCTCTCTGTGCGCCCGGGCGAGACGGTTGCGATTGTCGGACCCTCCGGTGCTGGCAAAAGTACGCTCTTTCAACTCCTTCTGCGGTTCTTTGATCCTCAATCAGGCCGTATCCAGCTTGATGGTGTTGCCCTTCCAGATGGAGACCCAAGCGAGGTGCGTCGCCGCTTTGCGCTGGTGCCGCAGGAGACGGTTGTGTTTGGGATGAGTGCCCGGGAGAACATTCGCTATGGGCGTCCGGATGCGAGCGACGAAGAAGTGCGCGCCGCTGCAAAAGCTGCGCACATTGATGAGTTTCTAGGCGATCTGCCGCAGGGATATGACACGGTTTTTGGAGAGCGTGGGGTGACGCTTTCGGGCGGTCAGCGTCAGCGCATTGCCATTGCGCGGGCCATTTTGCGGAACGCGCCGGTACTTCTTTTGGATGAAGCGACGAGTGCGCTTGACGCTGAGAGTGAAAAGTTCGTGCAGCAAGCCCTTGAAGGGCTCATGGCCGGGCGTACGACGATCGTCATCGCTCACCGTCTCGCCACGGTGCGTAAAGCTGACCGTATTATTGTGATGGATCACGGACGGATTGTTGCGGAAGGCACTCATGATGCACTTGTTGCGGAAGGAGGGCTTTATGCCCGCCTTGCGTCTT
- the rpmE gene encoding 50S ribosomal protein L31 gives MKKDTHPDYHMITVAMTDGTTYQTRSTYGAEGDTLTLDIDPTTHPAWTGGTGALLDRGGRVSRFKKKYDGLGV, from the coding sequence ATGAAAAAGGACACCCATCCTGACTACCACATGATCACCGTGGCAATGACGGACGGCACCACCTATCAGACTCGGTCCACATATGGCGCCGAAGGGGACACGCTGACGCTGGATATCGATCCAACGACACACCCAGCCTGGACAGGTGGCACAGGCGCATTGCTCGACCGCGGTGGTCGCGTGAGCCGGTTTAAGAAAAAATACGACGGTCTCGGCGTCTAA
- a CDS encoding hypothetical protein (protein of unknown function (DUF1465)) has translation MSFGNKTSGGGENGDGRSPFGGSQLFQRTYREGMALVEEAATYLDGPGRDQAKDLPRATALAYATESMRLTTRLMQVAAWLLVQKAVNEGDMTENDALSDKYALGGRELGRAKKLNGTDLLPDALKELIVRSENIYRRIDRLDAQMRTGEEVDHSSLAEQRERAEAFFQEALGSRPTRH, from the coding sequence ATGAGTTTCGGCAACAAAACAAGCGGTGGTGGTGAAAACGGAGATGGTCGGTCGCCTTTTGGCGGGTCGCAGCTCTTTCAGCGGACCTATCGTGAAGGCATGGCGCTTGTGGAAGAGGCAGCGACCTATCTTGATGGTCCTGGTCGGGACCAAGCGAAGGACCTTCCCAGGGCCACAGCTCTGGCCTATGCCACTGAAAGCATGCGCCTGACGACACGATTGATGCAGGTTGCCGCGTGGCTTTTGGTTCAGAAGGCGGTCAACGAAGGCGACATGACTGAAAACGATGCGCTGTCAGATAAATATGCGCTGGGCGGACGTGAGCTCGGGCGGGCAAAGAAGCTTAATGGGACGGATCTTCTACCCGATGCGCTGAAAGAATTGATTGTGCGCTCTGAGAATATCTATCGTCGGATCGACCGGTTGGATGCCCAGATGCGTACAGGTGAAGAGGTTGACCACTCGAGCCTTGCTGAACAGCGGGAGAGGGCAGAAGCCTTTTTCCAGGAAGCGCTCGGCAGCCGGCCAACTCGGCACTGA
- a CDS encoding hypothetical protein (protein of unknown function (DUF1192)), producing MDKEDLEPKRVPDSLQVLAKEDISLLGVDELKERITLLTDEIARSEAMIASKQGSLSEAEAVFRK from the coding sequence ATGGACAAAGAAGACTTGGAGCCCAAACGCGTGCCTGACAGCCTTCAGGTGCTGGCGAAAGAGGATATTTCTCTTCTGGGTGTCGATGAGCTCAAAGAACGAATCACTTTGCTTACGGACGAAATTGCGCGTTCCGAAGCCATGATCGCCTCAAAGCAGGGCAGTTTGAGTGAAGCTGAGGCAGTTTTTCGAAAATGA